The following proteins are encoded in a genomic region of Flammeovirga pectinis:
- a CDS encoding sodium:solute symporter family protein has product MNLHPVDIGIIVGYILLTVLIGYFISKKASQNLDSYFLGGKTIPWYVLGLSNASGMFDITGTMWMVSLAFIYGAKSVFIPWLWPVWNQIFLMIFLAVWLRRSNVMTGAEWLKTRFGNGRGAELSHIVVVVFAIIAVVGFIAYGFEGIGKFATMFLPWDLSTSVFGFAIPSAKIYAAIIMALTTIYVIKGGMYSVVMTELIQFVVMTIACIIVGIIAINMVTPEQITAVVPEGWKSLAFDWKLNLDWSTVLPAVNDKIESDGYSLFGTLMMMMIFKGILVSIAGPVPSYDMQRIMATESPKDAAKMSGIVSLALFIPRYLMIMGLAVIGLVYLSPQFAEQSGPIDFEMVLPFALQNFIPVGLKGLLLAGLISAFMSTFAANVNAGPAYIVNDIIKKYFRPNATDKQLVMMSYVASLAVVIVGMTAGLFVSSIDSILKWIVAALFGGYTAANMLKWVWWRFNGFGYFYGMMAGMGAAVVVPFAFSNLSEIMQFPIIFLISLATSIVASLLTKPDDEKTLMTFYTTVRPWGFWQPIAEKCRAINPNFKENKGFGKDMFNCAVGAIWQLSLHLIPVFLIIGEYEYMAYSIVLMIVTMIWLKIKWHDEMEDYPEDMQDTLQAIEESTPTLSPDLEAVS; this is encoded by the coding sequence ATGAACTTACATCCTGTAGATATAGGAATAATCGTGGGGTATATACTACTAACGGTTCTTATTGGATACTTTATCTCTAAAAAGGCATCACAAAATCTTGATAGTTATTTTCTTGGCGGAAAAACAATTCCTTGGTACGTTTTGGGGTTATCAAATGCTTCTGGCATGTTCGATATCACGGGTACAATGTGGATGGTTTCTCTTGCTTTTATATATGGGGCTAAATCTGTTTTTATTCCTTGGCTATGGCCTGTTTGGAATCAGATTTTCTTAATGATATTTCTTGCCGTTTGGTTAAGACGTTCTAACGTAATGACGGGTGCAGAATGGTTAAAAACAAGATTTGGAAATGGTAGAGGGGCAGAACTTTCACACATTGTTGTAGTAGTCTTTGCCATTATTGCAGTGGTAGGATTTATAGCCTACGGATTTGAAGGAATTGGTAAGTTTGCAACAATGTTTTTACCATGGGACTTGAGCACATCCGTTTTTGGTTTTGCTATTCCATCAGCTAAAATATACGCCGCTATTATTATGGCACTCACAACTATTTATGTGATTAAAGGCGGTATGTACTCTGTGGTAATGACCGAACTTATTCAGTTTGTGGTGATGACAATTGCTTGCATTATTGTGGGTATAATTGCCATTAATATGGTAACTCCAGAACAGATTACAGCGGTGGTTCCAGAAGGGTGGAAATCTTTAGCTTTCGATTGGAAATTAAACTTAGATTGGTCGACTGTTTTACCTGCCGTAAACGATAAAATTGAGTCGGACGGTTACTCTCTTTTTGGCACATTAATGATGATGATGATCTTTAAAGGGATTTTAGTAAGCATTGCAGGACCCGTTCCGAGTTACGATATGCAGCGTATTATGGCCACAGAATCGCCAAAGGATGCTGCAAAAATGAGTGGCATAGTTTCGTTGGCATTATTTATTCCAAGATACCTTATGATTATGGGCTTAGCCGTAATTGGTTTGGTGTATTTATCCCCTCAGTTTGCAGAACAATCTGGCCCAATAGACTTCGAGATGGTTTTACCTTTTGCCTTACAAAACTTTATTCCAGTTGGTTTAAAAGGGTTATTATTGGCAGGTTTAATTTCAGCTTTTATGTCAACTTTTGCAGCCAATGTAAATGCAGGACCAGCATATATAGTAAACGATATTATCAAAAAATATTTTAGACCAAATGCAACAGATAAGCAATTGGTAATGATGTCTTACGTTGCCTCTTTAGCCGTAGTAATTGTAGGCATGACGGCAGGGTTATTTGTATCGAGTATAGATTCAATCTTAAAATGGATTGTAGCCGCTTTATTTGGTGGATATACTGCAGCAAATATGCTAAAATGGGTATGGTGGAGATTTAATGGCTTTGGTTATTTTTATGGAATGATGGCAGGAATGGGAGCAGCCGTAGTTGTACCTTTTGCTTTCTCAAACCTATCAGAGATAATGCAGTTTCCAATCATCTTCTTGATCTCATTAGCCACATCAATCGTTGCAAGTTTATTAACTAAACCAGACGATGAGAAAACATTAATGACATTTTATACAACGGTGCGTCCGTGGGGATTTTGGCAACCAATTGCAGAAAAATGTAGAGCTATTAATCCGAACTTTAAAGAAAATAAAGGCTTTGGTAAAGATATGTTTAATTGTGCAGTTGGTGCAATTTGGCAACTTTCGTTACATTTAATTCCAGTATTTTTAATTATTGGAGAGTACGAATATATGGCTTACTCAATTGTATTAATGATTGTGACAATGATTTGGTTAAAAATCAAATGGCACGATGAAATGGAAGATTACCCAGAAGATATGCAAGATACACTTCAGGCAATAGAGGAGAGTACACCTACTTTATCACCTGATTTAGAAGCAGTCTCTTAG
- a CDS encoding sulfatase-like hydrolase/transferase has translation MKKLLYSFSLLLLVGVLVNAQDKKPNVLLIYSDDQGSLDMNCYGAKDLKTPTFDKMAENGIRFTQFYAPAPICTPSRAALLTGKSPQGAQLPNNTSSQPGHAGLPEEEVTIAEVFKGAGYNTAHIGKWHLGYTPETMPYNQGFDHSFGHMGGCIDNYSHFFYWEGPNRHDLWRNGEEVFMDGQYFPELMVDEVDQYLSSIKENEDPFFMYFAINLPHYPVQPLEKWRTYYKDLPSPRRDYAAFMSTLDEYIGKLLDVLEKQGVLENTIVVFQSDHGYSTEVRNFNGGGYSGPFRGAKGDLFEGGIRVPTLIQWPNQIPANEVRNGMGTGTDWFPTLLDFCGITYDQNAIEGHSLKEMILDKEASSPVEVFRWKFGASWAIREGDWKLIGYPTDHTKKASIDFEKDSYYLVNIAQDSSELNNLATDFPEKVEELTKKYLDWEFGFEDDLPQDFEEVQHLGFNAKVQLLQPTDKRSTGQEIKLVDGYSGTKTFSDGYWVAFLGNDMEVVLELPQIKKVKKITVGALSAQQSWIFAPQEVDIFVSEDGENYTNFGSQEAEGATKNVIVHREKITIQGKSKAKYIKVIAKNIGKLPEWHSGNGSDAYMFIDEITIE, from the coding sequence ATGAAAAAGCTACTTTACAGTTTTAGTCTACTGCTTCTTGTGGGCGTATTGGTAAATGCACAAGACAAAAAGCCGAATGTTTTACTGATATATTCTGATGATCAGGGATCGTTAGACATGAATTGTTATGGAGCTAAAGATTTAAAGACGCCAACTTTTGATAAGATGGCAGAAAATGGCATTCGGTTTACGCAATTTTATGCACCAGCACCTATTTGCACACCTTCTAGAGCCGCATTGTTAACAGGTAAAAGTCCGCAAGGAGCACAACTACCTAACAATACATCTTCTCAACCGGGGCATGCAGGTTTGCCAGAAGAAGAAGTAACGATAGCAGAGGTCTTTAAAGGAGCTGGGTATAACACTGCACATATTGGAAAATGGCATTTGGGGTACACTCCAGAAACAATGCCTTATAACCAAGGTTTTGACCATTCATTTGGGCACATGGGAGGGTGTATAGATAATTATTCTCATTTCTTTTATTGGGAAGGTCCTAACCGCCATGATTTATGGAGAAACGGGGAAGAAGTATTTATGGACGGGCAGTATTTCCCAGAATTAATGGTAGATGAGGTAGACCAATATCTCTCCTCAATTAAAGAAAATGAAGATCCTTTCTTTATGTACTTTGCCATTAATTTACCGCATTACCCTGTGCAACCCTTAGAAAAGTGGAGAACGTATTATAAAGATTTGCCCTCGCCCCGTAGAGATTATGCCGCTTTTATGTCTACGTTAGATGAGTACATTGGTAAATTACTTGATGTACTAGAAAAGCAAGGTGTTTTAGAAAATACAATTGTTGTTTTTCAATCAGATCACGGATATTCTACAGAAGTAAGAAACTTTAATGGAGGTGGATATTCTGGACCATTTAGAGGGGCAAAAGGAGATTTGTTTGAAGGTGGAATTCGTGTGCCCACGTTAATTCAATGGCCAAATCAGATACCTGCAAACGAAGTAAGAAATGGTATGGGAACGGGTACAGATTGGTTTCCAACATTGTTAGATTTCTGTGGCATAACCTATGATCAAAATGCAATTGAAGGACACTCATTAAAAGAAATGATTTTAGACAAAGAGGCTTCATCACCTGTGGAAGTTTTCCGTTGGAAATTTGGTGCGTCTTGGGCAATTAGAGAAGGCGATTGGAAACTAATTGGCTACCCTACAGATCATACTAAAAAAGCATCAATAGATTTTGAAAAAGACAGTTATTACCTTGTAAACATTGCACAAGATAGTAGTGAACTAAATAACCTAGCAACTGATTTTCCTGAGAAAGTAGAAGAACTTACAAAGAAATATTTAGACTGGGAATTTGGTTTTGAAGACGATTTACCTCAAGATTTTGAAGAAGTACAGCATCTTGGTTTTAATGCTAAAGTACAATTATTACAACCCACAGATAAACGCTCTACAGGTCAGGAAATAAAATTAGTAGACGGTTATTCTGGTACAAAAACCTTTAGCGATGGTTATTGGGTTGCATTTCTAGGAAACGACATGGAAGTAGTTTTAGAATTGCCCCAAATAAAGAAAGTAAAGAAGATAACTGTCGGTGCTTTATCAGCACAACAAAGTTGGATTTTTGCACCACAAGAAGTAGATATCTTTGTTTCTGAAGATGGTGAAAATTACACCAATTTTGGAAGCCAAGAGGCAGAAGGAGCAACTAAAAATGTAATTGTACATCGAGAAAAAATCACGATACAAGGTAAATCAAAAGCAAAATACATAAAAGTAATTGCTAAAAATATAGGAAAACTACCGGAGTGGCATTCTGGAAACGGAAGCGATGCTTATATGTTTATCGATGAGATCACTATTGAATAA
- a CDS encoding glycoside hydrolase family 130 protein, giving the protein MSTLEKAFPWEDRPEHSKAVMWRYSQNPVIKRDAIANSNSIFNSAVVEFSDAYAGVFRCDDKCRRMNIHAGFSKDGINWEINELPIDFIAGNTEMIHSDYKYDPRVVWMEDRYWITWCNGYNGPTIGIGYTFDFKTFHQCENAFLPYNRNGVLFPRKINDKYVMLSRPSDTGHTAFGDIFISQSPDMKFWGEHRHVMSPAPFEDSAWQCMKVGAGPIPIETKDGWLMIYHGVLKSCNGYVYAMGAALLDIDKPWEVKYRSQPYLLTPETQYECMGDVPNVVFPCAALHDKETGKLAVYYGAADTVTGMAFAQIDELVDWVKENSL; this is encoded by the coding sequence ATGAGTACATTAGAGAAGGCATTCCCATGGGAAGATAGACCAGAGCATAGTAAAGCAGTTATGTGGCGTTATTCTCAAAATCCAGTGATAAAAAGAGATGCAATAGCAAATTCAAATAGTATTTTTAATAGTGCTGTTGTAGAGTTTAGTGATGCATATGCAGGTGTTTTTCGTTGTGATGATAAATGCCGAAGAATGAATATTCATGCTGGGTTTAGTAAGGATGGCATCAACTGGGAAATCAATGAATTACCGATTGACTTTATTGCCGGAAATACAGAAATGATCCATTCTGATTATAAGTACGATCCTCGTGTAGTATGGATGGAAGACCGCTATTGGATTACGTGGTGCAACGGCTATAACGGACCAACAATTGGTATTGGTTATACTTTTGATTTTAAAACGTTCCACCAATGTGAAAATGCCTTTCTACCCTACAATAGAAATGGAGTACTTTTCCCAAGAAAAATAAATGATAAATACGTGATGTTAAGTCGCCCAAGTGATACAGGACACACTGCATTTGGAGATATCTTTATTAGCCAATCACCAGACATGAAATTTTGGGGAGAACACCGTCATGTAATGTCACCGGCACCCTTCGAGGATAGTGCATGGCAATGCATGAAAGTAGGAGCAGGCCCAATTCCTATAGAAACAAAAGACGGCTGGTTAATGATCTATCATGGCGTATTAAAATCATGCAATGGATATGTGTACGCAATGGGAGCAGCCTTATTAGATATTGATAAACCTTGGGAAGTAAAGTACAGGTCTCAGCCTTATTTATTAACCCCAGAAACACAATATGAATGCATGGGCGATGTACCAAATGTAGTCTTTCCATGTGCCGCACTTCATGATAAAGAAACAGGGAAATTAGCCGTTTATTATGGTGCAGCAGATACTGTTACAGGAATGGCATTTGCACAAATTGACGAACTTGTTGATTGGGTGAAGGAGAATTCTCTTTAA
- a CDS encoding SusD/RagB family nutrient-binding outer membrane lipoprotein, protein MNKNIYKLIVVFLSVLTFSCTQKFDEMNTDPVEPTEIPPSMAIGNLLVNGNIAEWSRYQQAYTLYTSLYSQYFANTTNYFNSGRYIMNLGWVDYGFFRTQYWESTRMYDDIKAYSEKYPDFDNHYWIARIQYELSSARTSDQIGDMPYTEGGRGIDYPKYDSQEFIYNSVLTGLDSAYVMLGKFTDQPTYGGEDVIYNGDLQKWRQLANSLLLRYAIRVSKVDPALGRKWGTVALSRDLINSNADNATVATDPHSFMRGHPLYEIAWWNEFRMSKTMQDYFTSTSTAVTDPRMYLYFDKVQREDVNAEELEGYKKLNQEGKLVDFTYSELKSGVYSISFYKGVENGLPAEAIPAMGNNPSDNSNIGPMFNNNSRYMIMSYAEVSFLKSEAALLGWGGNSEAAYLEGIRASWEYVATLSETQSFLSSIDPSKVDMEAYIKGLPTFSGHELENIQQQKWIANFPDGCEGWAEYRRTGYPTLNKVVKDDSGVDLGDGFIKKLPYTESEITINAKNALDPSNNQGQGEGIHVRVWWDID, encoded by the coding sequence ATGAATAAAAATATATATAAATTAATCGTAGTGTTTTTGAGTGTACTGACATTCTCGTGTACTCAAAAATTTGATGAAATGAATACCGATCCTGTGGAACCAACGGAGATTCCACCGAGCATGGCAATTGGTAACTTATTAGTAAACGGAAACATTGCAGAATGGTCGAGATACCAACAGGCATATACATTGTATACAAGCTTGTATTCTCAATATTTTGCAAACACAACCAACTATTTTAACTCAGGGCGTTACATCATGAACTTGGGTTGGGTAGATTATGGTTTTTTCCGTACGCAATATTGGGAATCTACACGTATGTATGATGATATTAAAGCGTATTCAGAAAAGTACCCAGACTTCGATAATCATTATTGGATTGCAAGAATTCAGTACGAGTTAAGTTCTGCAAGAACGTCTGATCAGATTGGTGATATGCCATATACAGAAGGTGGAAGAGGCATTGATTATCCGAAATACGATTCTCAAGAGTTTATTTATAATAGTGTACTTACGGGGTTAGACTCTGCCTATGTAATGTTGGGTAAATTTACAGACCAACCAACTTACGGTGGAGAAGATGTAATTTATAATGGGGATTTGCAGAAGTGGAGACAATTGGCCAATTCTTTATTATTAAGATATGCAATTCGTGTAAGCAAAGTTGATCCTGCATTGGGTAGAAAATGGGGCACAGTGGCTTTATCAAGAGATTTGATTAACTCAAATGCAGACAATGCTACCGTTGCAACAGACCCACATAGTTTTATGAGAGGGCATCCTTTATATGAAATTGCTTGGTGGAATGAATTCAGAATGAGTAAAACAATGCAAGATTATTTCACATCAACAAGTACTGCAGTTACAGACCCAAGAATGTATTTGTATTTTGATAAAGTACAAAGAGAAGATGTAAATGCAGAGGAATTAGAAGGCTATAAAAAGCTAAATCAAGAAGGTAAATTAGTAGATTTTACGTATTCTGAACTGAAATCTGGTGTGTATAGTATCTCGTTTTACAAAGGTGTAGAAAATGGTTTACCAGCAGAAGCAATCCCGGCAATGGGCAATAACCCTAGCGATAATTCTAATATCGGACCGATGTTTAATAACAACTCTAGGTACATGATTATGTCTTATGCAGAAGTCAGTTTCTTAAAATCAGAAGCTGCTCTTCTTGGTTGGGGAGGCAATAGTGAGGCCGCTTACTTAGAAGGTATTCGTGCATCTTGGGAGTATGTTGCTACTTTATCAGAAACACAAAGTTTCTTGTCGAGTATAGACCCTTCTAAAGTAGATATGGAAGCATACATTAAGGGTTTACCAACATTCTCTGGACATGAGTTAGAAAACATTCAGCAGCAAAAATGGATTGCTAATTTCCCTGACGGTTGTGAAGGTTGGGCAGAGTACAGAAGAACGGGTTATCCTACTTTAAATAAAGTAGTGAAAGACGACTCAGGAGTAGATTTAGGAGATGGCTTTATTAAGAAGCTACCTTATACCGAATCTGAAATAACAATTAATGCTAAAAACGCATTAGACCCTAGTAACAATCAAGGACAAGGTGAAGGTATTCACGTTCGTGTTTGGTGGGATATAGACTAA